From Arachis stenosperma cultivar V10309 chromosome 2, arast.V10309.gnm1.PFL2, whole genome shotgun sequence, one genomic window encodes:
- the LOC130961176 gene encoding polygalacturonase-like: MAHLRPKHNTIPLLVIKALVHYFLFTLKTTIASYDDQTLNVIDFGAKPGGEIDSSRAFLDAWESACNTITPSTIYVPQGRFLIGKVVFKGSHEYCKSNGITMKIDGALVAPSNYDDIGNDGNWLLFDDVNGVSIIGGVLDGQGNGLWACKRFGKRNCPMGATNLGFTNSNNIVINGVTSLNSEMYHIVIDRSKNVKVQDVRVSASGNSPNTDGIHVQLSSFVTIIASNIATGDDCISIGPGTTNLWIQNIACGPGHGISVGSLGKELKEAGVENVTVKTVTFTGTENGVRIKSWGRPSNSFARNIIFQHLTMINVQNPIVIDQNYCPNEKGCPGQNSGVKISNVMYQDIHGTSATEVAVRFNCSPRNPCNEITLEDVKLTFQTNKQAQASCIHAQGITSGFVQPSACFSSNI, from the exons ATGGCACATCTAAGGCCAAAACATAACACTATTCCACTTCTAGTTATAAAAGCACTAGTACATTATTTTCTCTTCACATTAAAAACAACCATAGCTTCTTATGATGATCAAACCCTAAATGTAATAGATTTTGGTGCCAAACCAGGTGGTGAAATTGATTCCTCAAGAGCATTTCTAGATGCATGGGAAAGTGCATGCAACACAATAACACCATCAACAATTTATGTCCCACAAGGAAGGTTCTTAATTGGAAAAGTAGTGTTTAAGGGTAGTCATGAGTATTGCAAGAGCAATGGAATCACAATGAAAATTGATGGTGCACTTGTTGCACCTTCCAATTATGATGATATTGGAAATGATGGGAATTGGTTGTTGTTTGATGATGTTAATGGAGTTTCAATTATTGGTGGAGTTCTTGATGGACAAGGCAATGGTCTTTGGGCATGCAAGAGATTTGGCAAGAGAAATTGCCCAATGGGTGCTACG AATTTAGGGTTCACAAATTCCAACAACATTGTAATAAACGGTGTGACCTCACTTAACAGCGAAATGTACCACATAGTAATAGACAGAAGCAAGAATGTGAAAGTACAAGATGTTAGGGTTTCTGCTTCAGGAAACAGTCCCAACACTGATGGCATTCATGTTCAACTCTCATCATTTGTAACAATCATTGCATCCAACATTGCCACTGGTGATGATTGCATCTCAATTGGTCCAGGAACAACCAATTTGTGGATACAAAACATAGCTTGTGGACCTGGTCATGGAATCAG TGTTGGAAGTTTGGGGAAAGAATTAAAAGAGGCCGGTGTGGAGAATGTGACAGTTAAAACAGTTACATTTACAGGAACTGAGAATGGTGTGAGAATCAAGTCTTGGGGGAGACCAAGCAATAGCTTCGCAAGGAACATCATTTTCCAACATCTTACTATGATTAATGTCCAAAACCCCATAGTCATTGACCAAAATTATTGCCCTAATGAGAAGGGTTGCCCCGGTCAG AATTCCGGGGTCAAAATTAGCAATGTAATGTACCAAGATATTCATGGGACATCAGCAACTGAAGTTGCGGTTAGATTCAATTGCAGTCCAAGGAATCCGTGCAATGAAATCACCTTGGAAGATGTGAAACTTACATTTCAAACCAACAAACAAGCTCAAGCTTCATGCATTCATGCCCAAGGAATCACTTCTGGTTTTGTTCAACCTAGCGCTTGTTTCTCATCAAATATATAA